One genomic region from Phycodurus eques isolate BA_2022a chromosome 16, UOR_Pequ_1.1, whole genome shotgun sequence encodes:
- the LOC133414931 gene encoding uncharacterized protein LOC133414931 isoform X3 has protein sequence MSSSQRGRTEDTSTYTQRPPFAEQQVLMAAAKYQMRGFQHHGSAPQISVTQSTPDMNRRLLLLPGNQLQIPIERAHVNSIKAHSGEEHQKLMNLVHRGQRGRMEDQCCSLDPCQSAPCTPRLSDRKPLTDTSNKDSDAFFDLLANTQSRRLDDQRVSLPSLPGLDKKEPEPSMGVDSNYLCYMVSKVQGSRMEDQRCSLPQIQRAEPARQDDDGSGIPRSASFSPGSDIESPKSQAKTSPKKALSPTEQKQLLTFMSHAQRGRMEEQRCVLNVSPRATPQHEPAGPDSDKFFNMLANSQGKRLDDQRVSLPSLPGIQNGGASQPSNADASYLCYMISKVQGSRFDDQRCAAPHVLQNLGTPAPRRKVSPASESSEKTPRRSGSLNRDRSNSQQQISPAEQQQFLKMMTHTQRGRMEAQRCTLQQSRSTPTTPTRSPNEAPAGPEADELFRMVACTQGRRLDDQRVALPSLPGISRTTEGKRNGSHPKAAIPMSAPQVSVAERTPSGRQRLKAPASQAQMATAPSGCSLPKSASFNCEREHQRSLDSAAQVTVKVSMSFTPQMGHKNFNQPCTFPEVFLTLGAPGENLMIPLSSRPGRPVTLNLNLILKEDCKSPSCASPRKPRSRPSSPQPKAARKAHPVNFGPPEQGASAPSPINPQEDCFSLIEKVHTAHLQMGVTQGGQKQKGDPVKGRGNGKRGATKDRKDGGNKH, from the exons ATGAGTTCATCACAGCGAGGGCGAACGGAAGATACCTCCACTTACACACAACGGCCACCCTTTGCTGAGCAGCAGGTGTTAATGGCTGCAGCAAAGTATCAG ATGAGAGGTTTTCAACATCACGGCTCGGCCCCTCAGATTTCAGTGACCCAGAGCACTCCGGATATGAACAGAAGGCTGCTCTTGTTGCCGGGCAACCAGCTGCAGATCCCCATTGAGCGAGCCCACGTCAATTCCATCAAG GCGCACTCGGGCGAGGAACATCAGAAGTTGATGAATCTCGTCCATCGCGGCCAGCGTGGGCGCATGGAGGACCAGTGCTGCTCCTTGGATCCCTGCCAGAGTGCCCCCTGCACCCCGAGACTCTCTGACAGGAAGCCCCTTACTGATACATCCAACAAAG ATTCTGACGCATTCTTCGACTTGTTGGCCAACACTCAGAGCCGACGGCTGGACGACCAACGAGTGTCTCTGCCGTCGTTACCCGGATTAGACAAAAAGGAGCCGGAGCCATCGATGGGCGTAGATTCCAACTACTTGTGCTACATGGTCTCCAAAGTCCAG GGGAGCAGAATGGAAGACCAAAGGTGCTCCTTACCTCAAATCCAGCGTGCGGAGCCGGCACGGCAGGATGACGACGGTTCCGGCATTCCACGCTCGGCCTCCTTCAGCCCCGGTTCAGACATAGAAAGCCCCAAGAGCCAAGCTAAGACATCCCCAAAAAAG GCGTTGAGTCCAACTGAGCAGAAGCAATTGCTCACCTTTATGTCTCACGCGCAGCGAGGGCGCATGGAAGAGCAGCGATGTGTCCTAAACGTTAGCCCCCGGGCTACTCCCCAACACGAGCCCGCAG GCCCAGATTCTGACAAGTTCTTCAACATGCTGGCCAACTCACAAGGCAAACGTCTCGATGACCAGCGAGTGTCGCTTCCATCTTTGCCGGGGATCCAAAATGGAGGCGCATCCCAACCTTCCAATGCAGACGCAAGCTATCTGTGTTACATGATCTCCAAAGTCCAG GGCTCCAGGTTTGATGATCAGAGATGCGCTGCGCCTCATGTCCTCCAGAATTTGGGCACCCCGGCCCCCCGGCGCAAAGTCTCGCCCGCTTCAGAGTCATCTGAAAAAACTCCAAGGAGGTCCGGCTCCCTAAACCGAGACAGAAGTAACTCTCAACAGCAG ATCTCTCCAGCTGAGCAGCAGCAATTCCTAAAAATGATGACTCACACTCAGAGAGGACGCATGGAGGCGCAGCGCTGCACTTTGCAGCAAAGCAgaagcacgcccacgacccccACGCGCAGCCCAAATGAAGCTCCCGCGG GTCCGGAAGCGGACGAGCTCTTCCGCATGGTGGCCTGCACTCAGGGCCGCAGGCTGGACGACCAGAGGGTCGCTCTGCCATCCTTACCGGGGATCAGCAGGACGACGGAGGGAAAACGCAACGGGAGTCATCCAAAAGCTGCAATTCCG ATGAGTGCACCACAAGTCAGTGTGGCTGAACGCACACCATCTGGAAGACAAAGACTTAAAGCACCTGCTTCTCAGGCCCAAATGGCGACGGCACCATCGGGCTGCAGCCTGCCAAAATCTGCATCCTTCAACTGCGAGAGAGAACACCAGAGGTCCCTTGATTCCGCAGCTCAG GTGACTGTAAAGGTGTCAATGAGCTTCACACCACAGATG GGACATAAGAATTTCAACCAGCCCTGCACGTTCCCGGAGGTCTTCCTCACTCTTGGCGCTCCGGGAGAAAATCTCATGATCCCTCTGAGCTCAAGGCCCGGGAGACCCGTAACCTTGAACCTGAACCTCATCCTCAAGGAGGACTGCAAGTCTCCGAGCTGCGCCAGCCCCAGGAAACCCCGCTCCAGGCCGTCGTCGCCCCAGCCCAAAGCGGCCAGGAAGGCGCATCCGGTTAATTTTGGCCCTCCAGAACAGGGGGCGTCTGCGCCCAGCCCCATCAACCCGCAGGAAGACTGCTTTTCTCTGATCGAGAAGGTTCACACTGCGCACCTGCAAATGGGAGTGACTCAAGGGGGGCAGAAACAAAAAGGGGACCCAGTTAAAGGGaggggaaatggaaaaagggGTGCGACGAAAGATAGGAAGGATGGTGGTAATAAACACTAG
- the LOC133414931 gene encoding uncharacterized protein LOC133414931 isoform X2 has translation MSSSQRGRTEDTSTYTQRPPFAEQQVLMAAAKYQISVTQSTPDMNRRLLLLPGNQLQIPIERAHVNSIKAHSGEEHQKLMNLVHRGQRGRMEDQCCSLDPCQSAPCTPRLSDRKPLTDTSNKDSDAFFDLLANTQSRRLDDQRVSLPSLPGLDKKEPEPSMGVDSNYLCYMVSKVQGSRMEDQRCSLPQIQRAEPARQDDDGSGIPRSASFSPGSDIESPKSQAKTSPKKALSPTEQKQLLTFMSHAQRGRMEEQRCVLNVSPRATPQHEPAGPDSDKFFNMLANSQGKRLDDQRVSLPSLPGIQNGGASQPSNADASYLCYMISKVQGSRFDDQRCAAPHVLQNLGTPAPRRKVSPASESSEKTPRRSGSLNRDRSNSQQQISPAEQQQFLKMMTHTQRGRMEAQRCTLQQSRSTPTTPTRSPNEAPAGSKTNHTATRGSSCMWSFSKMGVFGAGPEADELFRMVACTQGRRLDDQRVALPSLPGISRTTEGKRNGSHPKAAIPMSAPQVSVAERTPSGRQRLKAPASQAQMATAPSGCSLPKSASFNCEREHQRSLDSAAQVTVKVSMSFTPQMGHKNFNQPCTFPEVFLTLGAPGENLMIPLSSRPGRPVTLNLNLILKEDCKSPSCASPRKPRSRPSSPQPKAARKAHPVNFGPPEQGASAPSPINPQEDCFSLIEKVHTAHLQMGVTQGGQKQKGDPVKGRGNGKRGATKDRKDGGNKH, from the exons ATGAGTTCATCACAGCGAGGGCGAACGGAAGATACCTCCACTTACACACAACGGCCACCCTTTGCTGAGCAGCAGGTGTTAATGGCTGCAGCAAAGTATCAG ATTTCAGTGACCCAGAGCACTCCGGATATGAACAGAAGGCTGCTCTTGTTGCCGGGCAACCAGCTGCAGATCCCCATTGAGCGAGCCCACGTCAATTCCATCAAG GCGCACTCGGGCGAGGAACATCAGAAGTTGATGAATCTCGTCCATCGCGGCCAGCGTGGGCGCATGGAGGACCAGTGCTGCTCCTTGGATCCCTGCCAGAGTGCCCCCTGCACCCCGAGACTCTCTGACAGGAAGCCCCTTACTGATACATCCAACAAAG ATTCTGACGCATTCTTCGACTTGTTGGCCAACACTCAGAGCCGACGGCTGGACGACCAACGAGTGTCTCTGCCGTCGTTACCCGGATTAGACAAAAAGGAGCCGGAGCCATCGATGGGCGTAGATTCCAACTACTTGTGCTACATGGTCTCCAAAGTCCAG GGGAGCAGAATGGAAGACCAAAGGTGCTCCTTACCTCAAATCCAGCGTGCGGAGCCGGCACGGCAGGATGACGACGGTTCCGGCATTCCACGCTCGGCCTCCTTCAGCCCCGGTTCAGACATAGAAAGCCCCAAGAGCCAAGCTAAGACATCCCCAAAAAAG GCGTTGAGTCCAACTGAGCAGAAGCAATTGCTCACCTTTATGTCTCACGCGCAGCGAGGGCGCATGGAAGAGCAGCGATGTGTCCTAAACGTTAGCCCCCGGGCTACTCCCCAACACGAGCCCGCAG GCCCAGATTCTGACAAGTTCTTCAACATGCTGGCCAACTCACAAGGCAAACGTCTCGATGACCAGCGAGTGTCGCTTCCATCTTTGCCGGGGATCCAAAATGGAGGCGCATCCCAACCTTCCAATGCAGACGCAAGCTATCTGTGTTACATGATCTCCAAAGTCCAG GGCTCCAGGTTTGATGATCAGAGATGCGCTGCGCCTCATGTCCTCCAGAATTTGGGCACCCCGGCCCCCCGGCGCAAAGTCTCGCCCGCTTCAGAGTCATCTGAAAAAACTCCAAGGAGGTCCGGCTCCCTAAACCGAGACAGAAGTAACTCTCAACAGCAG ATCTCTCCAGCTGAGCAGCAGCAATTCCTAAAAATGATGACTCACACTCAGAGAGGACGCATGGAGGCGCAGCGCTGCACTTTGCAGCAAAGCAgaagcacgcccacgacccccACGCGCAGCCCAAATGAAGCTCCCGCGGgtagcaaaacaaaccacacGGCCACACGGGGGTCATCGTGTATGTGGTCTTTCTCTAAGATGGGAGTCTTTGGTGCAGGTCCGGAAGCGGACGAGCTCTTCCGCATGGTGGCCTGCACTCAGGGCCGCAGGCTGGACGACCAGAGGGTCGCTCTGCCATCCTTACCGGGGATCAGCAGGACGACGGAGGGAAAACGCAACGGGAGTCATCCAAAAGCTGCAATTCCG ATGAGTGCACCACAAGTCAGTGTGGCTGAACGCACACCATCTGGAAGACAAAGACTTAAAGCACCTGCTTCTCAGGCCCAAATGGCGACGGCACCATCGGGCTGCAGCCTGCCAAAATCTGCATCCTTCAACTGCGAGAGAGAACACCAGAGGTCCCTTGATTCCGCAGCTCAG GTGACTGTAAAGGTGTCAATGAGCTTCACACCACAGATG GGACATAAGAATTTCAACCAGCCCTGCACGTTCCCGGAGGTCTTCCTCACTCTTGGCGCTCCGGGAGAAAATCTCATGATCCCTCTGAGCTCAAGGCCCGGGAGACCCGTAACCTTGAACCTGAACCTCATCCTCAAGGAGGACTGCAAGTCTCCGAGCTGCGCCAGCCCCAGGAAACCCCGCTCCAGGCCGTCGTCGCCCCAGCCCAAAGCGGCCAGGAAGGCGCATCCGGTTAATTTTGGCCCTCCAGAACAGGGGGCGTCTGCGCCCAGCCCCATCAACCCGCAGGAAGACTGCTTTTCTCTGATCGAGAAGGTTCACACTGCGCACCTGCAAATGGGAGTGACTCAAGGGGGGCAGAAACAAAAAGGGGACCCAGTTAAAGGGaggggaaatggaaaaagggGTGCGACGAAAGATAGGAAGGATGGTGGTAATAAACACTAG
- the LOC133414931 gene encoding uncharacterized protein LOC133414931 isoform X4: MSSSQRGRTEDTSTYTQRPPFAEQQVLMAAAKYQMRGFQHHGSAPQISVTQSTPDMNRRLLLLPGNQLQIPIERAHVNSIKAHSGEEHQKLMNLVHRGQRGRMEDQCCSLDPCQSAPCTPRLSDRKPLTDTSNKDSDAFFDLLANTQSRRLDDQRVSLPSLPGLDKKEPEPSMGVDSNYLCYMVSKVQGSRMEDQRCSLPQIQRAEPARQDDDGSGIPRSASFSPGSDIESPKSQAKTSPKKALSPTEQKQLLTFMSHAQRGRMEEQRCVLNVSPRATPQHEPAGPDSDKFFNMLANSQGKRLDDQRVSLPSLPGIQNGGASQPSNADASYLCYMISKVQGSRFDDQRCAAPHVLQNLGTPAPRRKVSPASESSEKTPRRSGSLNRDRSNSQQQMGVFGAGPEADELFRMVACTQGRRLDDQRVALPSLPGISRTTEGKRNGSHPKAAIPMSAPQVSVAERTPSGRQRLKAPASQAQMATAPSGCSLPKSASFNCEREHQRSLDSAAQVTVKVSMSFTPQMGHKNFNQPCTFPEVFLTLGAPGENLMIPLSSRPGRPVTLNLNLILKEDCKSPSCASPRKPRSRPSSPQPKAARKAHPVNFGPPEQGASAPSPINPQEDCFSLIEKVHTAHLQMGVTQGGQKQKGDPVKGRGNGKRGATKDRKDGGNKH, encoded by the exons ATGAGTTCATCACAGCGAGGGCGAACGGAAGATACCTCCACTTACACACAACGGCCACCCTTTGCTGAGCAGCAGGTGTTAATGGCTGCAGCAAAGTATCAG ATGAGAGGTTTTCAACATCACGGCTCGGCCCCTCAGATTTCAGTGACCCAGAGCACTCCGGATATGAACAGAAGGCTGCTCTTGTTGCCGGGCAACCAGCTGCAGATCCCCATTGAGCGAGCCCACGTCAATTCCATCAAG GCGCACTCGGGCGAGGAACATCAGAAGTTGATGAATCTCGTCCATCGCGGCCAGCGTGGGCGCATGGAGGACCAGTGCTGCTCCTTGGATCCCTGCCAGAGTGCCCCCTGCACCCCGAGACTCTCTGACAGGAAGCCCCTTACTGATACATCCAACAAAG ATTCTGACGCATTCTTCGACTTGTTGGCCAACACTCAGAGCCGACGGCTGGACGACCAACGAGTGTCTCTGCCGTCGTTACCCGGATTAGACAAAAAGGAGCCGGAGCCATCGATGGGCGTAGATTCCAACTACTTGTGCTACATGGTCTCCAAAGTCCAG GGGAGCAGAATGGAAGACCAAAGGTGCTCCTTACCTCAAATCCAGCGTGCGGAGCCGGCACGGCAGGATGACGACGGTTCCGGCATTCCACGCTCGGCCTCCTTCAGCCCCGGTTCAGACATAGAAAGCCCCAAGAGCCAAGCTAAGACATCCCCAAAAAAG GCGTTGAGTCCAACTGAGCAGAAGCAATTGCTCACCTTTATGTCTCACGCGCAGCGAGGGCGCATGGAAGAGCAGCGATGTGTCCTAAACGTTAGCCCCCGGGCTACTCCCCAACACGAGCCCGCAG GCCCAGATTCTGACAAGTTCTTCAACATGCTGGCCAACTCACAAGGCAAACGTCTCGATGACCAGCGAGTGTCGCTTCCATCTTTGCCGGGGATCCAAAATGGAGGCGCATCCCAACCTTCCAATGCAGACGCAAGCTATCTGTGTTACATGATCTCCAAAGTCCAG GGCTCCAGGTTTGATGATCAGAGATGCGCTGCGCCTCATGTCCTCCAGAATTTGGGCACCCCGGCCCCCCGGCGCAAAGTCTCGCCCGCTTCAGAGTCATCTGAAAAAACTCCAAGGAGGTCCGGCTCCCTAAACCGAGACAGAAGTAACTCTCAACAGCAG ATGGGAGTCTTTGGTGCAGGTCCGGAAGCGGACGAGCTCTTCCGCATGGTGGCCTGCACTCAGGGCCGCAGGCTGGACGACCAGAGGGTCGCTCTGCCATCCTTACCGGGGATCAGCAGGACGACGGAGGGAAAACGCAACGGGAGTCATCCAAAAGCTGCAATTCCG ATGAGTGCACCACAAGTCAGTGTGGCTGAACGCACACCATCTGGAAGACAAAGACTTAAAGCACCTGCTTCTCAGGCCCAAATGGCGACGGCACCATCGGGCTGCAGCCTGCCAAAATCTGCATCCTTCAACTGCGAGAGAGAACACCAGAGGTCCCTTGATTCCGCAGCTCAG GTGACTGTAAAGGTGTCAATGAGCTTCACACCACAGATG GGACATAAGAATTTCAACCAGCCCTGCACGTTCCCGGAGGTCTTCCTCACTCTTGGCGCTCCGGGAGAAAATCTCATGATCCCTCTGAGCTCAAGGCCCGGGAGACCCGTAACCTTGAACCTGAACCTCATCCTCAAGGAGGACTGCAAGTCTCCGAGCTGCGCCAGCCCCAGGAAACCCCGCTCCAGGCCGTCGTCGCCCCAGCCCAAAGCGGCCAGGAAGGCGCATCCGGTTAATTTTGGCCCTCCAGAACAGGGGGCGTCTGCGCCCAGCCCCATCAACCCGCAGGAAGACTGCTTTTCTCTGATCGAGAAGGTTCACACTGCGCACCTGCAAATGGGAGTGACTCAAGGGGGGCAGAAACAAAAAGGGGACCCAGTTAAAGGGaggggaaatggaaaaagggGTGCGACGAAAGATAGGAAGGATGGTGGTAATAAACACTAG
- the LOC133414931 gene encoding uncharacterized protein LOC133414931 isoform X1, protein MSSSQRGRTEDTSTYTQRPPFAEQQVLMAAAKYQMRGFQHHGSAPQISVTQSTPDMNRRLLLLPGNQLQIPIERAHVNSIKAHSGEEHQKLMNLVHRGQRGRMEDQCCSLDPCQSAPCTPRLSDRKPLTDTSNKDSDAFFDLLANTQSRRLDDQRVSLPSLPGLDKKEPEPSMGVDSNYLCYMVSKVQGSRMEDQRCSLPQIQRAEPARQDDDGSGIPRSASFSPGSDIESPKSQAKTSPKKALSPTEQKQLLTFMSHAQRGRMEEQRCVLNVSPRATPQHEPAGPDSDKFFNMLANSQGKRLDDQRVSLPSLPGIQNGGASQPSNADASYLCYMISKVQGSRFDDQRCAAPHVLQNLGTPAPRRKVSPASESSEKTPRRSGSLNRDRSNSQQQISPAEQQQFLKMMTHTQRGRMEAQRCTLQQSRSTPTTPTRSPNEAPAGSKTNHTATRGSSCMWSFSKMGVFGAGPEADELFRMVACTQGRRLDDQRVALPSLPGISRTTEGKRNGSHPKAAIPMSAPQVSVAERTPSGRQRLKAPASQAQMATAPSGCSLPKSASFNCEREHQRSLDSAAQVTVKVSMSFTPQMGHKNFNQPCTFPEVFLTLGAPGENLMIPLSSRPGRPVTLNLNLILKEDCKSPSCASPRKPRSRPSSPQPKAARKAHPVNFGPPEQGASAPSPINPQEDCFSLIEKVHTAHLQMGVTQGGQKQKGDPVKGRGNGKRGATKDRKDGGNKH, encoded by the exons ATGAGTTCATCACAGCGAGGGCGAACGGAAGATACCTCCACTTACACACAACGGCCACCCTTTGCTGAGCAGCAGGTGTTAATGGCTGCAGCAAAGTATCAG ATGAGAGGTTTTCAACATCACGGCTCGGCCCCTCAGATTTCAGTGACCCAGAGCACTCCGGATATGAACAGAAGGCTGCTCTTGTTGCCGGGCAACCAGCTGCAGATCCCCATTGAGCGAGCCCACGTCAATTCCATCAAG GCGCACTCGGGCGAGGAACATCAGAAGTTGATGAATCTCGTCCATCGCGGCCAGCGTGGGCGCATGGAGGACCAGTGCTGCTCCTTGGATCCCTGCCAGAGTGCCCCCTGCACCCCGAGACTCTCTGACAGGAAGCCCCTTACTGATACATCCAACAAAG ATTCTGACGCATTCTTCGACTTGTTGGCCAACACTCAGAGCCGACGGCTGGACGACCAACGAGTGTCTCTGCCGTCGTTACCCGGATTAGACAAAAAGGAGCCGGAGCCATCGATGGGCGTAGATTCCAACTACTTGTGCTACATGGTCTCCAAAGTCCAG GGGAGCAGAATGGAAGACCAAAGGTGCTCCTTACCTCAAATCCAGCGTGCGGAGCCGGCACGGCAGGATGACGACGGTTCCGGCATTCCACGCTCGGCCTCCTTCAGCCCCGGTTCAGACATAGAAAGCCCCAAGAGCCAAGCTAAGACATCCCCAAAAAAG GCGTTGAGTCCAACTGAGCAGAAGCAATTGCTCACCTTTATGTCTCACGCGCAGCGAGGGCGCATGGAAGAGCAGCGATGTGTCCTAAACGTTAGCCCCCGGGCTACTCCCCAACACGAGCCCGCAG GCCCAGATTCTGACAAGTTCTTCAACATGCTGGCCAACTCACAAGGCAAACGTCTCGATGACCAGCGAGTGTCGCTTCCATCTTTGCCGGGGATCCAAAATGGAGGCGCATCCCAACCTTCCAATGCAGACGCAAGCTATCTGTGTTACATGATCTCCAAAGTCCAG GGCTCCAGGTTTGATGATCAGAGATGCGCTGCGCCTCATGTCCTCCAGAATTTGGGCACCCCGGCCCCCCGGCGCAAAGTCTCGCCCGCTTCAGAGTCATCTGAAAAAACTCCAAGGAGGTCCGGCTCCCTAAACCGAGACAGAAGTAACTCTCAACAGCAG ATCTCTCCAGCTGAGCAGCAGCAATTCCTAAAAATGATGACTCACACTCAGAGAGGACGCATGGAGGCGCAGCGCTGCACTTTGCAGCAAAGCAgaagcacgcccacgacccccACGCGCAGCCCAAATGAAGCTCCCGCGGgtagcaaaacaaaccacacGGCCACACGGGGGTCATCGTGTATGTGGTCTTTCTCTAAGATGGGAGTCTTTGGTGCAGGTCCGGAAGCGGACGAGCTCTTCCGCATGGTGGCCTGCACTCAGGGCCGCAGGCTGGACGACCAGAGGGTCGCTCTGCCATCCTTACCGGGGATCAGCAGGACGACGGAGGGAAAACGCAACGGGAGTCATCCAAAAGCTGCAATTCCG ATGAGTGCACCACAAGTCAGTGTGGCTGAACGCACACCATCTGGAAGACAAAGACTTAAAGCACCTGCTTCTCAGGCCCAAATGGCGACGGCACCATCGGGCTGCAGCCTGCCAAAATCTGCATCCTTCAACTGCGAGAGAGAACACCAGAGGTCCCTTGATTCCGCAGCTCAG GTGACTGTAAAGGTGTCAATGAGCTTCACACCACAGATG GGACATAAGAATTTCAACCAGCCCTGCACGTTCCCGGAGGTCTTCCTCACTCTTGGCGCTCCGGGAGAAAATCTCATGATCCCTCTGAGCTCAAGGCCCGGGAGACCCGTAACCTTGAACCTGAACCTCATCCTCAAGGAGGACTGCAAGTCTCCGAGCTGCGCCAGCCCCAGGAAACCCCGCTCCAGGCCGTCGTCGCCCCAGCCCAAAGCGGCCAGGAAGGCGCATCCGGTTAATTTTGGCCCTCCAGAACAGGGGGCGTCTGCGCCCAGCCCCATCAACCCGCAGGAAGACTGCTTTTCTCTGATCGAGAAGGTTCACACTGCGCACCTGCAAATGGGAGTGACTCAAGGGGGGCAGAAACAAAAAGGGGACCCAGTTAAAGGGaggggaaatggaaaaagggGTGCGACGAAAGATAGGAAGGATGGTGGTAATAAACACTAG